A stretch of the Pseudomonas helvetica genome encodes the following:
- the gcbA gene encoding diguanylate cyclase GcbA encodes MTEPEDPSRERLKHHFAQRVIHQARQILEIWQRLQRCEWSGADLAELSEANLRLLRFAERFEQPEHTHLAHSISQSLAAVDANRGRLSSGLITDLNRLMQRLSRTGLRHGDQLEQTFLPPLRKPIYVMLQDHDRAERLAKQLEFFGLSAQSLDSVAAFRSSMVERLPAAIVMDVDFSGPGMGLQLAAEAQEGLEQKLPLLFFSLLETDTPTRLAAVRAGGQEFLTGTLEASSLLEKIEVLTCVAQYEPYKVLIIDDSRAQALHTERLLNSAGIVTRTLIEPIQAMAELADFQPDLIILDMYMPACTGTELAKVIRHNDRYVSVPIIYLSAEDDLDKQLDAMSEGGDDFLTKPIKPRHLITTVRNRAARARNLKARMVRDSLTGLYNHTHILQLLEDCSFRARRENKPLSFAMLDIDHFKRVNDSHGHPMGDRVIKSLALFLKQRLRKTDFIGRYGGEEFAIVMPDTDIESAYKVLDEIRQRFAEIHYPAQPQDLWCTFSAGVVDLHEECDSLMMASQADEALYRAKDAGRNRVQAARSSNQSATFSPESTDSVITL; translated from the coding sequence ATGACCGAGCCAGAAGACCCCAGCCGTGAGCGCCTCAAGCACCACTTTGCCCAGCGGGTAATTCATCAAGCACGTCAGATTCTTGAGATATGGCAGCGCCTGCAACGCTGTGAATGGTCAGGCGCCGACCTCGCAGAGCTGAGTGAGGCGAACCTGCGGCTGCTGCGTTTCGCCGAACGTTTCGAACAACCCGAACACACCCACCTGGCGCACAGCATCAGCCAGTCGCTTGCAGCCGTCGACGCCAATCGCGGACGCCTGAGCAGCGGGCTGATCACCGACCTCAATCGTCTGATGCAGCGCCTGTCGCGCACTGGCCTGCGGCATGGCGACCAGCTCGAACAAACCTTTTTACCGCCACTGCGCAAGCCGATCTACGTGATGCTGCAAGATCACGACCGCGCCGAGCGACTGGCCAAGCAACTCGAGTTTTTCGGTCTCAGCGCGCAATCGCTGGACAGCGTGGCGGCGTTTCGCTCCTCGATGGTCGAGCGGTTGCCGGCAGCGATTGTCATGGACGTCGACTTCAGCGGCCCCGGCATGGGCCTGCAATTGGCAGCCGAAGCCCAGGAAGGCCTGGAACAGAAACTGCCGCTGCTGTTTTTCAGCCTGCTGGAAACCGACACCCCGACCCGCCTCGCGGCCGTACGCGCCGGCGGCCAGGAGTTTCTGACCGGCACCCTCGAAGCGTCGAGCCTGCTGGAAAAGATCGAAGTGCTGACCTGCGTCGCCCAGTACGAACCTTATAAAGTGCTGATCATCGACGACTCCCGTGCCCAGGCCCTGCACACCGAGCGCCTGCTCAACAGCGCCGGGATCGTCACCCGAACCTTGATCGAGCCGATTCAGGCGATGGCCGAGCTGGCGGATTTCCAGCCGGACCTGATCATCCTCGACATGTACATGCCGGCCTGCACCGGCACCGAACTGGCCAAGGTGATCCGGCACAATGACCGTTACGTCAGCGTGCCGATCATCTACTTGTCGGCCGAAGACGACCTGGACAAGCAGCTCGACGCCATGAGCGAAGGCGGCGACGACTTCCTGACCAAGCCGATCAAGCCGCGTCACCTGATCACCACCGTACGCAACCGAGCAGCCCGGGCGCGCAACCTCAAGGCGCGGATGGTCCGTGACAGCCTGACCGGCCTCTATAACCACACCCATATTCTGCAATTGCTCGAAGACTGCAGCTTCCGCGCCCGCCGCGAGAACAAGCCATTGAGTTTTGCGATGCTCGACATTGACCATTTCAAGCGGGTCAACGACAGCCACGGCCACCCCATGGGCGACCGGGTGATCAAGAGCCTGGCACTGTTTCTCAAGCAACGCCTGCGCAAGACCGACTTCATCGGCCGGTATGGCGGTGAAGAGTTCGCCATCGTGATGCCCGACACCGATATCGAATCGGCCTATAAAGTGCTCGATGAAATCCGTCAGCGCTTTGCCGAGATCCACTACCCGGCCCAGCCGCAAGACCTCTGGTGCACCTTCAGTGCCGGCGTGGTGGACCTGCATGAAGAGTGCGACAGCCTGATGATGGCCAGCCAGGCAGACGAGGCGCTGTACCGCGCCAAGGACGCCGGACGCAATCGCGTTCAAGCGGCGCGGTCGTCGAATCAAAGTGCCACTTTTTCACCTGAATCCACTGATTCGGTCATAACCCTGTAA
- a CDS encoding DUF2333 family protein, which translates to MLDWKNRTGSAPERAAEPKSATRSYLGGLLFSRALATLIGLYLLVVLAVGWYWSHEPALFPVQQNAQLAAEKEGKQMVIGYTTVETLKTVAGTLLHKPGGYISNDRFPPGVWLDDMPNWEYGVLVQVRDLTRALRKDFARSQSQSAEDADLAKAEPRFNFDNKSWMLPSSESEYQEGINSLSRYQARLSDPTQKNAQFYARADNLNNWLGDVATRLGSLSQRLSASVGRVKLNTALKTETLAPGQVPQVDEERVETPWLQIDDVFYEARGQAWALSHLLRAIEVDFADVLAKKNATVSVRQIIRELEASQETVWSPMILNGSGFGILANHSLVMANYISRANAAVIDLRQLLNQG; encoded by the coding sequence ATGCTGGACTGGAAGAACCGCACAGGCAGCGCGCCTGAACGTGCCGCCGAACCCAAGTCGGCAACCCGCAGCTATTTAGGTGGCCTGCTGTTCAGCCGCGCATTGGCCACCTTGATCGGCCTGTATTTGCTGGTGGTCCTCGCCGTGGGCTGGTACTGGAGCCATGAACCTGCGCTGTTCCCGGTTCAGCAGAACGCACAACTGGCCGCCGAGAAGGAAGGCAAGCAGATGGTCATCGGCTACACCACGGTCGAAACCCTCAAGACCGTCGCCGGTACCTTGCTGCACAAGCCGGGTGGCTATATTTCCAACGACCGTTTTCCACCAGGCGTGTGGCTGGACGACATGCCGAACTGGGAATACGGGGTACTGGTGCAGGTACGCGATCTGACTCGCGCCTTGCGTAAAGATTTTGCCCGTTCGCAATCGCAATCGGCTGAAGACGCCGATCTGGCCAAGGCCGAGCCGCGTTTCAACTTCGATAACAAGAGCTGGATGCTGCCGTCCAGCGAGTCGGAGTACCAGGAAGGCATCAACTCCCTGAGCCGCTACCAGGCTCGCCTGTCCGATCCAACGCAAAAAAACGCGCAGTTCTATGCGCGTGCCGACAACCTGAACAACTGGCTGGGTGATGTCGCGACCCGTTTGGGTTCGCTGTCGCAACGGCTGTCGGCCAGTGTTGGCCGGGTCAAGCTGAACACCGCGCTGAAAACCGAAACCCTGGCGCCGGGTCAGGTGCCGCAGGTGGATGAAGAGCGGGTGGAAACCCCTTGGCTGCAGATCGACGACGTATTCTATGAAGCGCGTGGTCAGGCCTGGGCACTGTCGCATTTGCTGCGCGCCATCGAAGTCGACTTTGCCGATGTGTTGGCGAAGAAGAACGCCACGGTCAGCGTGCGCCAGATCATTCGTGAGCTGGAGGCCTCCCAGGAAACAGTCTGGAGCCCGATGATCCTCAACGGCAGTGGTTTCGGGATTTTGGCCAACCACTCGCTGGTCATGGCCAACTACATCTCGCGGGCCAACGCGGCAGTTATCGATTTGCGTCAATTGCTCAATCAGGGCTGA
- a CDS encoding NUDIX hydrolase — protein sequence MADNLNEAAHRAASDAEQIAWVDEQDNLLGSLVRSDLRERGLIGRGTYIMLFNSAGELCVHQRTFSKAIYPGFWDVAAGGMVLATETYAESAARELEEELGVSGVELTAHDHFFFEDTGNRLWCSAFSAVWDGPLILQPEEVLQARFIPIEQVMQEITQKPYCPDSLAALKRYLRARGGDALKGVAKDL from the coding sequence ATGGCAGATAACCTGAATGAGGCTGCGCACCGCGCGGCCTCGGACGCCGAACAGATCGCCTGGGTCGACGAGCAGGACAACCTGCTCGGTTCGCTGGTGCGCTCGGACTTGCGCGAGCGCGGGCTGATCGGGCGCGGCACTTACATCATGCTGTTCAACTCGGCCGGTGAACTGTGCGTGCATCAGCGCACGTTCAGCAAAGCCATCTATCCGGGATTCTGGGATGTGGCGGCGGGCGGCATGGTATTGGCGACCGAAACCTACGCCGAATCGGCGGCCCGTGAACTGGAAGAAGAGTTGGGCGTCAGCGGGGTCGAGCTGACCGCCCATGATCATTTTTTCTTTGAGGACACCGGCAACCGCTTGTGGTGTTCGGCGTTTTCGGCAGTCTGGGACGGACCATTGATCCTGCAGCCGGAAGAAGTGCTTCAGGCCCGCTTTATTCCCATCGAACAGGTGATGCAGGAAATCACGCAGAAGCCTTACTGCCCGGACTCTCTGGCGGCGTTGAAGCGCTATCTGCGCGCGCGCGGGGGTGACGCTCTGAAGGGCGTCGCAAAAGATCTATAA
- a CDS encoding translation initiation factor Sui1 — MAKKAASFAALGGLVFSTDAGRHCPDCSQPVAACICKQTVIPAGDGIARVRRESKGRGGKTVTTISGVPLAEDALKELATTLKKRCGTGGALKDGIIEIQGDHVELLLAELIKHGFKAKKSGG, encoded by the coding sequence GTGGCCAAAAAAGCCGCATCCTTCGCCGCCCTTGGTGGCCTGGTATTTTCCACCGACGCAGGTCGACATTGCCCGGACTGTAGCCAGCCGGTGGCAGCCTGCATCTGCAAACAAACCGTTATCCCGGCCGGCGACGGCATCGCGCGCGTGCGCCGCGAAAGCAAGGGCCGGGGCGGCAAGACGGTGACCACGATCAGCGGCGTGCCGCTGGCTGAAGACGCGCTCAAGGAGCTTGCCACGACGTTGAAGAAACGTTGCGGCACCGGTGGTGCGTTGAAGGACGGGATCATCGAGATCCAGGGCGATCATGTCGAGCTACTCTTGGCCGAGCTGATCAAACACGGTTTCAAAGCGAAGAAATCCGGCGGCTAG
- the speA gene encoding arginine decarboxylase, translating into MSVRRTRKDDGSQWTVADSRSVYGIRHWGAGYFAISDAGRVEVRPNGPSSAPIDLFEQVAQLRKSGLSLPLLVRFPDILQDRVRQLTGAFDANIERLEYQSKYTALYPIKVNQQEAVIENIIATQNVSIGLEAGSKPELLAVLALAPKGGTIVCNGYKDREFIRLALMGQKLGHNVFIVIEKESEVGLVIEEAASLKVKPQVGLRVRLSSLASSKWADTGGEKSKFGLSAAQLLSVVERFRAAGLDQGIRLLHFHMGSQIANLADYQHGFKEAIRYYGELRNLGLPVDHIDVGGGLGVDYDGTHSRNASSINYDMDDYAGVVVGMLKEFCDAQSLPHPNIFSESGRSLTAHHAMLVVQVTDVEKHNDDVPMIENKEELPETVQWLVDLLGPTDIEMVTETYWRATHYMSDVATQYADGKLTLAEKALAEQCYFAVCRRLHNSLKARQRSHRQVLDELNDKLADKYICNFSVFQSLPDTWAIGQVLPILPLHRLDEEPMRRAVLQDLTCDSDGKIKQYVDEQSIETSLPVHGLNDGEDYLLGIFLVGAYQEILGDMHNLFGDTDSVNIYQNADGSVYHAGIETHDTIEDMLRYVHLSPEELMTHYRDKVASARISATERTQYLDALRLGLTRSSYLSS; encoded by the coding sequence ATGTCCGTACGACGCACACGCAAAGACGATGGCAGCCAATGGACAGTTGCGGACAGCCGCAGTGTTTACGGGATTCGCCATTGGGGGGCCGGGTATTTCGCGATCAGTGACGCCGGTCGCGTAGAAGTTCGTCCGAACGGCCCGAGCAGCGCACCTATCGATCTGTTCGAACAAGTCGCACAGCTGCGCAAAAGCGGCCTGTCCTTGCCACTGTTGGTGCGCTTCCCGGACATCCTGCAGGACCGTGTCCGTCAGCTGACCGGCGCCTTCGACGCGAATATCGAGCGTCTGGAATACCAGAGCAAGTACACCGCGCTGTACCCGATCAAGGTTAACCAGCAGGAAGCGGTGATCGAGAACATCATCGCCACCCAGAACGTCTCCATCGGCCTGGAAGCCGGCTCCAAGCCGGAACTGCTGGCCGTGCTGGCCCTGGCGCCAAAGGGCGGCACCATCGTCTGCAACGGTTACAAGGACCGTGAGTTCATCCGCCTGGCACTGATGGGCCAGAAGCTGGGTCACAACGTGTTCATCGTGATCGAGAAAGAATCCGAAGTCGGCCTGGTGATCGAAGAGGCCGCCTCGCTGAAGGTCAAGCCTCAAGTCGGCCTGCGGGTTCGCCTGTCGTCCCTGGCATCGAGCAAATGGGCTGACACTGGCGGCGAAAAATCCAAGTTCGGGCTGTCTGCTGCCCAGTTGCTGTCGGTAGTCGAGCGCTTCCGTGCGGCCGGTCTGGATCAGGGCATTCGTTTGCTGCACTTCCACATGGGCTCGCAGATCGCCAACCTGGCGGACTACCAGCACGGCTTCAAGGAAGCGATCCGTTACTACGGCGAACTGCGCAACCTTGGCCTGCCGGTGGATCACATCGACGTGGGGGGTGGCCTGGGCGTCGACTACGACGGTACCCACTCGCGCAACGCCAGCTCGATCAACTACGACATGGACGATTACGCCGGTGTCGTGGTCGGCATGCTCAAGGAATTCTGCGACGCGCAGAGCCTGCCGCATCCGAACATCTTCTCCGAGAGTGGTCGTTCGCTGACCGCTCACCACGCCATGCTGGTGGTGCAGGTCACCGACGTCGAGAAACACAACGACGACGTGCCGATGATCGAGAACAAGGAAGAGCTGCCGGAAACCGTGCAATGGCTGGTCGACCTGCTCGGCCCGACCGATATCGAGATGGTCACCGAAACCTACTGGCGCGCGACTCACTACATGAGCGACGTGGCCACCCAGTACGCCGATGGCAAGCTGACCCTGGCCGAAAAAGCCCTGGCCGAGCAATGCTACTTCGCTGTCTGCCGTCGCCTGCACAACTCGTTGAAAGCCCGTCAGCGCTCGCACCGTCAGGTGCTCGACGAACTCAACGACAAGCTGGCCGACAAATACATCTGCAACTTCTCGGTATTCCAGAGCCTACCGGACACCTGGGCGATCGGCCAGGTCCTGCCGATCCTGCCGCTGCACCGTCTTGATGAAGAGCCGATGCGCCGTGCCGTGCTGCAAGACCTGACCTGTGACTCCGACGGCAAGATCAAGCAATACGTCGACGAGCAGAGCATCGAAACCAGCCTGCCGGTACACGGGCTCAATGATGGCGAAGACTACCTGCTGGGGATTTTCCTGGTGGGCGCTTACCAGGAAATTCTCGGTGACATGCACAACCTGTTCGGTGACACCGACTCGGTAAACATCTACCAGAATGCCGACGGCAGCGTTTACCACGCCGGTATCGAAACCCACGACACCATCGAAGACATGCTGCGTTACGTGCACTTGTCGCCGGAAGAGCTGATGACGCACTACCGCGACAAAGTGGCCAGCGCTCGAATCAGTGCCACCGAGCGCACTCAGTACCTCGATGCCTTGCGCCTGGGTCTGACTCGTTCGTCTTACCTGTCTTCTTGA